In Archangium violaceum, the following are encoded in one genomic region:
- a CDS encoding tetratricopeptide repeat protein: protein MTNVGLHYAYGDGVARDVKQALLWLREAASHGDEVAAFNLGLFYDVGEGVRRNKRLAESWYRRAAKGGFSPAFANLADLLSSSRRPDDWVKAIGFHRKAAREGNSVAMYNLALAYEQGRGVRKNLRRAMALYTQAAELGDVDAQLALGWVFLNGMVGPPDYVSAFRWYRQAAKQGNASALFSLGQMFMEGLGVPCSRMRAARYFRAAAVAGHAKATELLRDLE, encoded by the coding sequence ATGACGAATGTGGGTCTTCACTACGCGTATGGAGATGGTGTTGCGCGGGATGTGAAGCAAGCGCTTCTGTGGCTCAGAGAAGCCGCTAGCCATGGTGATGAGGTTGCCGCCTTCAATCTCGGCCTGTTCTATGATGTGGGGGAGGGGGTCAGAAGAAACAAAAGGCTTGCTGAGTCATGGTACCGCCGTGCCGCCAAAGGAGGCTTCTCGCCCGCTTTCGCGAATCTTGCGGACCTGCTCTCTTCCAGCAGGAGGCCCGATGATTGGGTGAAGGCCATTGGATTTCACAGGAAGGCGGCTCGGGAGGGGAACTCCGTGGCAATGTACAATCTTGCATTGGCGTACGAGCAAGGAAGAGGTGTGCGGAAGAACCTGAGGAGAGCCATGGCGCTTTATACCCAGGCCGCGGAGTTGGGTGATGTTGATGCTCAACTCGCCTTGGGGTGGGTGTTTCTCAATGGGATGGTTGGCCCTCCGGATTACGTGAGTGCATTTCGGTGGTATCGGCAGGCTGCGAAACAAGGCAATGCGAGTGCCCTCTTCAGTCTGGGGCAGATGTTCATGGAGGGACTCGGTGTTCCGTGCTCTCGGATGCGCGCGGCTCGATATTTTCGTGCAGCGGCAGTTGCTGGTCATGCAAAGGCCACTGAGCTTCTTCGGGACCTTGAATAG
- a CDS encoding lysophospholipid acyltransferase family protein — translation MASKGVLGNDPFQRGAAQRPSEPRTGGTAPAPEPKKAQAAPPAAKKSAPPAKAAKKAPAQKEKPVARAAAPKPAAPKSAPKPAASVTHKPVEQKAATSKSTANKAAEPKPVAASATGARAKAESAPVESKPAPRSMASTTSGHGEAKPTAGAREKAETAPAESKPTPRPSASATPGHGEPKPPAGARAKKATPFKEKTAVPEAAPSRVEVRTKPEAVSAAGAEVATPVAPQVPPTPEPAQAKAHAGERPAVEEPAAPREPEAPAVPSESEESEVAEELLERVAEAMTAAETLRELEEAIGEELPTGTVTVPGFEDAAARPVAGVVAVEVLDGSRDEYAPSSEAEAEVEARIEVEVEAALAPALAVARSHTEVFFTDESPGAEPRRFGDRFSGLMSLAKDVAFQALASERFSKTVSSAQGLLGAALTGIGLGMGGGTAIDEYGKDAALGNVLQPVLDFLYERYWRVSVQGASHVPAGPVLLVANHSGALPFDGPMLQQSLSRERPDLQEARWLAEDQVFHAPMLGTLMNRLGAVRACPENALRLLDELRPVIVFPEGIQGLGKPFAQRYQLKRFGRGGFVKLALRTGAPIVPVAIVGAEETAPLFGKIPASFLGIPYLPLTPPPLPARWTIRFGEPIGMGELPPEAADDMSQVQRLTERTRESIQGMLQALLKERRSVFAG, via the coding sequence ATGGCCAGCAAGGGAGTGCTCGGGAACGACCCGTTCCAGAGGGGCGCCGCACAGCGGCCCTCGGAGCCGAGGACGGGCGGCACGGCGCCCGCGCCGGAGCCGAAGAAGGCCCAGGCGGCGCCGCCGGCCGCGAAGAAGTCCGCGCCTCCGGCCAAGGCCGCGAAGAAGGCCCCCGCGCAGAAGGAGAAGCCCGTGGCCAGGGCCGCCGCGCCCAAGCCGGCCGCGCCGAAGTCGGCGCCCAAGCCCGCGGCGAGCGTCACGCACAAGCCGGTGGAGCAGAAGGCGGCGACGTCCAAGAGCACGGCGAACAAGGCGGCGGAGCCGAAACCCGTAGCCGCGTCCGCGACGGGTGCTCGCGCGAAGGCCGAGTCCGCGCCCGTGGAGTCGAAGCCGGCGCCCAGGTCCATGGCGAGCACTACGTCCGGACATGGGGAAGCGAAGCCGACGGCGGGCGCTCGCGAGAAGGCCGAGACCGCGCCCGCGGAGTCGAAGCCGACGCCCAGGCCCTCGGCGAGCGCCACGCCCGGACATGGGGAGCCGAAGCCGCCGGCAGGCGCTCGCGCGAAGAAGGCCACGCCGTTCAAGGAGAAAACCGCCGTCCCCGAGGCCGCGCCGTCCCGGGTGGAGGTGCGCACAAAGCCCGAGGCGGTCAGCGCCGCCGGGGCCGAAGTGGCGACTCCGGTCGCGCCGCAGGTGCCGCCGACTCCCGAGCCAGCACAGGCGAAGGCGCATGCAGGGGAACGGCCCGCCGTCGAGGAGCCGGCGGCTCCGCGCGAGCCCGAAGCCCCCGCCGTGCCATCCGAGTCCGAGGAATCGGAGGTGGCCGAGGAGTTGCTGGAGCGAGTGGCGGAGGCAATGACGGCCGCGGAGACGCTCCGGGAGTTGGAGGAGGCCATCGGCGAGGAGCTGCCCACCGGGACGGTCACCGTGCCCGGATTCGAGGACGCGGCGGCGAGGCCGGTGGCGGGAGTGGTAGCGGTGGAGGTGCTCGACGGGAGCCGGGACGAGTACGCGCCGAGCAGCGAGGCCGAAGCCGAGGTGGAGGCCCGTATCGAGGTGGAGGTGGAGGCCGCGCTGGCCCCTGCCCTGGCGGTCGCGAGAAGCCACACGGAGGTCTTCTTCACGGACGAGTCGCCGGGAGCCGAGCCGCGCCGGTTCGGAGACCGGTTCTCGGGGCTGATGTCGCTGGCCAAGGACGTGGCGTTCCAGGCGCTGGCGAGCGAGCGGTTCAGCAAGACGGTGAGCTCGGCACAGGGTCTGCTGGGAGCGGCGCTGACGGGGATCGGGTTGGGGATGGGGGGCGGAACGGCCATCGACGAGTACGGGAAGGACGCGGCGCTCGGCAACGTGCTGCAGCCGGTGCTGGACTTCCTGTACGAGCGCTACTGGAGGGTGTCGGTGCAGGGGGCGAGCCACGTGCCGGCGGGGCCGGTGCTGCTGGTGGCCAACCACTCGGGGGCGCTGCCCTTTGACGGGCCTATGCTGCAGCAGTCGCTGTCGAGGGAGCGGCCCGACCTGCAGGAGGCGCGCTGGCTTGCGGAGGACCAGGTCTTCCACGCGCCGATGCTGGGCACGCTGATGAACCGGTTGGGAGCGGTGCGGGCCTGCCCTGAGAACGCACTGAGGCTGCTGGACGAATTGCGCCCGGTCATCGTCTTCCCCGAGGGTATCCAGGGGTTGGGCAAGCCATTCGCGCAGCGCTACCAGCTCAAGCGCTTCGGCCGGGGCGGCTTCGTGAAGCTGGCGCTGCGCACGGGAGCACCCATCGTGCCTGTGGCCATCGTGGGGGCGGAGGAGACGGCACCGCTGTTCGGGAAGATTCCGGCCAGTTTCCTGGGGATTCCCTACCTGCCGCTGACGCCGCCGCCGCTGCCAGCCCGGTGGACCATCCGCTTCGGCGAGCCCATCGGCATGGGCGAGTTGCCGCCGGAGGCCGCCGACGACATGTCCCAGGTGCAGCGGCTCACCGAGCGCACCCGCGAGTCCATCCAGGGAATGCTGCAGGCCCTGCTCAAGGAGCGCCGTTCCGTCTTCGCGGGCTGA
- a CDS encoding RHS repeat-associated core domain-containing protein, whose product MVLSLGGGSAEVLRGEGTHCEYPPEMCWDKVDNNCNGLVDEGCGVVGSDGGTDGGSSCGEELCGDDVDNDCDGEVDEDCAPVEPDGGAPPSCSGPKCRCDGTNLYDPVNIVTGTSYERITDVELSDEVATLSFERTFSSRGDEWVHDSPLVGVPKPFGASPGNAGSVEWWHNWLSLVVEHQQHWSVRDRDGRLLRFTPCAGVPCQASLTEGTPSHHERLWRTASGYELVQADGSRLVFEGRFVAAPGGRNRYFLSRVVSSTGVDQVLLSYAVPPVGGCPQGASGSSPGVPYLSSVRTAAGRMFSLGYRALRRADGALECVITSVNLGGAVTDGGVGEPEVQFTYAGNGDERPGRIANARYRYRLDEYLYTSGEFRRSQTGVELVRHTYGADRRVGSVEAEGHAVSISWDPTVGSCQPGSNCCGRQPQVRQATDYGVGRGDGTEGSAFLSSTYETLSNYGQQMAPRLYQTTESCTPGEACSPGSERTEWACSSAGTPGHEAARKDKRDNWEVYGYSLPTDTQPRLERTSVKRGASDMLGTGALEEQTFSYTYGSNGEQLPRTLEERSVLGGSGARRRTLNVYETGTHRRKAVIETGWTRERASDGTWTTKPRLVGTFSFTSHVSLGVTTPDLLGRTMEVHGPCTVTREDATDCELPDYPLTRYSYHANSSTVGVNERNRLAMVEVYPTRTTTKPLKTLFSEYDKRGHVTKTTDPNGVLTTLTYEEDRLTEKEVGGQPSTYYYYADGQHLTAMRYPSEGAEVFCYRKGTTGETCRGGTLTDKVQWKAKATLMDGTGWTEKVVYAYWPDGTLKEERYLSRTGTTVETRRVLKYAADAHRRPTWQKWGEGAGSFSSAKSFDGADNLTGVGLPFNDPPAWCGGVRRGVSPELNGTPLSQLCSSMAYDRANRLVQVDEYPAEGVAQRTLFQYDTQGNVSGVKTGCMATDSFDTCGQPAATYTYDDFGKVVEVSLPHADGPVRYAYDALGNTVVKETEAMRQAGEYLAFTYDMLSRLKTAERHYSQPSVGIAVLYRLGYDEDGGNTPGGCKSTVNTKGRVRYREDSFGKTWYQYDDEGRVVLEFGVRAGTSVCGAVANANPTTAYGYTPNGNLASVTYPNGRKVTYVYGSGGNADRVVSVGMTLHDGTEWKPGSVLLSDVTWEPYGGLRGYTMNHPTTNTQSRVEYALGDDGSVAPAGCSTAMPSAASSDLTGRLRSLRVTSPLEGGGNKNIYQRTYTWKADQVVRTDTCLLGETTPKTETYSYDRTLRLTGAGRPAGNFDATGGAFDSRTYGYDGRGNRTSMSSDGVAYALSYAASPRGDRLTGWNSSTTGSLLGYSLAYDVDGRVTRKEGARKMDGQPTHVMSFAYGPSVGVATETVFRAVNVNGGFYNYYYDAKGRRRAKVYPGGASDEYFHDVGNQLLVDRGSSGTTPSVAHYTQDDYVWLDGRPVAMVRGKLSNTWTRLSDTSEDCSRNGEAVACGVYFPVTDHIGKPVLMLDGSGRVAGTADYDPFGQVNRVALNAETEHPLNTTGSAATLAELRQPTSTSVTVKMRTLFHLLDTKGVGYVELVDGNNGMRLAGPYDRTGQGLVWSDWAQPSTGHANVILARYGTAGASSASGVVLEGYEYQRYQTGAQPFWTPLRFPGQYYDAETDLFENWNRYYDPSVGRYLQPEPLLASPGYMLSMVESGLGTPAYGYAAGNPIAFADPDGRELVVHPMTRLLFPSAKVAMLESAISMVNNDGFGRCNCALTAGGGFSSRPWDNKLVFVLLDPTLRYLGAIGMAPPMPMFAGRIQFMAIDPNLPLEVMASTIAHEGGHYRFPWLGHRFQSQERFERPEAHCGDAAYRGLPPALEHGGAGCPCD is encoded by the coding sequence GTGGTGCTGTCATTGGGCGGCGGTTCGGCCGAGGTGCTGAGGGGAGAGGGCACGCACTGTGAATACCCGCCGGAGATGTGTTGGGACAAAGTCGACAACAACTGCAATGGGCTGGTGGACGAGGGCTGTGGGGTCGTGGGGAGCGATGGAGGAACCGACGGAGGCTCGTCCTGCGGTGAGGAACTCTGCGGGGACGACGTGGACAACGACTGTGACGGGGAGGTGGACGAGGATTGCGCGCCGGTCGAGCCGGATGGTGGGGCTCCGCCTTCCTGCAGCGGGCCGAAATGCAGGTGCGACGGCACGAACCTGTACGATCCGGTCAACATCGTCACGGGCACGAGCTACGAGCGGATCACGGATGTGGAACTCTCCGATGAAGTGGCGACGCTGAGCTTCGAGAGGACCTTCAGCTCGCGGGGGGACGAGTGGGTGCACGACTCGCCGCTGGTGGGAGTGCCCAAGCCGTTCGGGGCCAGCCCCGGCAACGCGGGCTCGGTGGAGTGGTGGCACAACTGGCTGAGCCTGGTGGTGGAGCACCAGCAGCACTGGAGTGTGCGGGACAGGGACGGACGGCTGCTGCGCTTCACTCCCTGCGCGGGGGTTCCGTGCCAGGCCTCCCTGACGGAGGGGACGCCCAGCCACCATGAGCGCTTGTGGCGGACGGCCTCGGGCTACGAACTGGTGCAGGCGGATGGGTCCCGGCTCGTCTTCGAGGGGCGCTTCGTGGCAGCGCCGGGTGGGCGCAACCGCTACTTCCTCTCGCGCGTCGTGTCCTCGACGGGGGTGGACCAGGTGTTGCTCTCCTATGCGGTGCCGCCGGTGGGGGGCTGTCCCCAGGGGGCGTCCGGGAGCAGCCCGGGAGTGCCCTATCTGTCATCCGTGCGGACGGCGGCGGGGCGCATGTTCAGCCTCGGCTACCGCGCGCTGAGGCGAGCGGACGGGGCACTCGAGTGCGTCATCACCTCGGTGAACCTGGGCGGTGCGGTGACGGACGGGGGCGTTGGAGAGCCCGAGGTCCAGTTCACGTATGCGGGCAATGGGGACGAGCGGCCCGGGCGTATCGCCAACGCCCGGTATCGCTACCGGCTGGACGAGTACCTGTATACGTCGGGAGAGTTCCGGCGCTCGCAGACGGGGGTGGAGCTCGTCCGGCACACTTACGGCGCGGACAGGCGGGTGGGGTCGGTGGAAGCGGAGGGGCATGCCGTGTCCATCTCCTGGGATCCGACGGTGGGCAGTTGCCAGCCGGGCTCCAACTGCTGCGGCAGGCAGCCCCAGGTGAGACAGGCGACGGACTACGGGGTGGGGCGAGGAGATGGAACGGAAGGCTCGGCCTTTCTGTCATCCACCTACGAGACGCTCTCCAACTATGGACAGCAGATGGCCCCGCGCCTGTACCAGACGACGGAGTCCTGCACGCCTGGCGAGGCATGCAGCCCCGGCTCGGAGCGCACGGAGTGGGCGTGCTCGTCGGCCGGCACGCCTGGCCATGAGGCGGCGCGCAAGGACAAGCGGGACAACTGGGAGGTGTATGGCTACTCGCTGCCCACGGACACGCAGCCACGTCTGGAGCGGACCAGCGTGAAGCGTGGCGCCTCGGACATGCTCGGTACGGGAGCGCTGGAGGAGCAGACCTTCAGCTATACCTACGGTTCCAATGGAGAGCAGTTGCCACGGACCCTCGAGGAGCGGAGCGTGTTGGGGGGCTCGGGAGCCCGCCGGCGCACGTTGAACGTGTACGAGACTGGCACCCACCGGAGGAAGGCCGTCATCGAGACGGGCTGGACCCGGGAACGCGCCAGCGATGGCACCTGGACGACGAAGCCCCGCCTCGTGGGGACGTTCTCCTTCACCTCGCATGTGTCCCTGGGGGTGACGACGCCAGACCTGCTGGGCCGGACGATGGAAGTCCACGGACCGTGCACCGTCACGCGCGAGGACGCCACGGATTGCGAGCTGCCCGACTACCCGCTGACCCGATATTCCTACCACGCTAATAGCAGCACGGTGGGAGTGAATGAGCGCAACCGGCTGGCGATGGTGGAGGTCTATCCGACCCGCACCACCACGAAGCCGCTGAAGACACTGTTCAGCGAGTACGACAAGCGCGGGCACGTCACGAAGACGACGGATCCGAACGGGGTGTTGACCACCCTCACCTACGAGGAGGATCGGCTGACCGAGAAGGAGGTGGGTGGCCAGCCGAGTACCTATTACTACTACGCGGATGGCCAGCATCTGACCGCCATGCGGTACCCCTCGGAGGGTGCCGAGGTGTTCTGCTACCGGAAGGGCACGACGGGAGAGACCTGTCGGGGAGGGACGCTGACGGACAAGGTGCAGTGGAAGGCGAAGGCGACGCTCATGGATGGCACCGGGTGGACGGAGAAGGTGGTGTATGCGTATTGGCCGGACGGGACGCTGAAGGAGGAGCGCTACCTGTCGAGGACGGGCACGACGGTGGAGACGCGGCGGGTGTTGAAGTACGCGGCGGACGCGCACCGCAGGCCCACATGGCAGAAGTGGGGCGAGGGGGCGGGGAGCTTCAGCTCGGCGAAGTCCTTCGATGGAGCGGACAACCTGACGGGCGTGGGGCTGCCCTTCAACGATCCGCCCGCCTGGTGTGGAGGAGTGAGGCGGGGCGTCAGCCCGGAACTGAACGGGACGCCACTGTCGCAGCTGTGCTCCTCGATGGCGTATGACAGAGCCAACCGGCTGGTGCAGGTGGACGAGTACCCGGCGGAGGGAGTGGCCCAGCGCACGCTGTTCCAGTACGACACTCAGGGCAACGTGTCTGGAGTGAAGACGGGATGCATGGCCACGGACAGCTTCGACACCTGCGGCCAGCCGGCCGCGACGTATACGTACGATGATTTCGGCAAGGTAGTGGAGGTCTCCCTGCCGCACGCGGATGGCCCGGTGCGCTACGCGTACGATGCGCTGGGCAACACGGTGGTGAAGGAGACGGAGGCCATGCGCCAGGCCGGCGAGTACCTCGCATTCACCTACGACATGCTCTCCCGGTTGAAGACGGCGGAACGCCACTACTCCCAGCCGTCGGTGGGGATCGCTGTCCTGTACCGCCTGGGCTATGACGAGGACGGGGGAAACACTCCAGGCGGGTGCAAGAGCACGGTGAATACGAAGGGCCGGGTGCGCTACCGGGAAGACTCCTTCGGGAAGACCTGGTACCAGTATGACGATGAGGGTCGCGTCGTTCTCGAGTTCGGAGTGAGGGCGGGCACGTCGGTCTGTGGTGCCGTGGCCAACGCCAATCCGACGACGGCCTACGGTTATACGCCTAACGGCAATCTTGCCTCGGTGACGTATCCGAACGGCCGCAAGGTGACATACGTGTATGGATCGGGCGGCAACGCCGACCGGGTTGTGTCCGTCGGGATGACGCTGCATGACGGTACGGAGTGGAAGCCGGGTAGCGTGCTGTTGAGCGACGTCACCTGGGAGCCGTACGGCGGGCTGCGTGGCTACACGATGAACCATCCCACGACAAACACGCAGAGCAGGGTGGAGTACGCGCTGGGAGACGATGGCTCCGTGGCGCCCGCGGGCTGCTCGACGGCCATGCCGTCCGCGGCGAGCTCGGACCTGACGGGCCGGCTGCGCAGCCTGCGCGTCACTTCGCCCCTGGAGGGCGGGGGGAACAAGAACATCTACCAGCGCACGTACACGTGGAAGGCGGACCAGGTGGTGCGTACCGACACGTGCCTGCTGGGAGAGACGACGCCGAAGACGGAAACGTACAGCTATGACAGGACGCTGCGGCTGACGGGAGCGGGCCGGCCGGCGGGCAACTTCGACGCCACGGGTGGTGCCTTCGACTCACGTACCTACGGGTACGATGGCCGAGGCAACCGCACCTCCATGAGCAGCGACGGCGTTGCCTACGCGCTGAGCTACGCGGCCTCGCCTCGAGGGGACAGACTGACGGGCTGGAACTCTTCGACGACGGGGAGCCTCCTGGGGTACTCGCTGGCGTATGATGTGGATGGGCGCGTGACCCGGAAGGAGGGGGCCCGGAAGATGGATGGGCAGCCGACGCACGTGATGAGCTTCGCGTACGGCCCATCGGTGGGAGTGGCCACGGAGACGGTCTTCCGGGCGGTGAATGTGAATGGAGGCTTCTACAACTACTACTACGACGCGAAGGGGCGTCGCCGGGCGAAGGTCTACCCGGGAGGAGCTTCGGACGAGTACTTCCACGACGTGGGGAACCAGTTGCTGGTGGACCGGGGGAGCAGCGGCACCACTCCGTCGGTGGCGCACTACACGCAGGACGACTACGTGTGGCTGGATGGGCGCCCGGTGGCGATGGTGCGCGGCAAGCTGAGCAACACGTGGACGCGGCTGTCGGACACCTCGGAGGACTGCTCGCGCAACGGTGAGGCCGTGGCGTGTGGAGTGTACTTCCCGGTGACGGACCACATCGGCAAGCCCGTGTTGATGCTGGACGGAAGCGGCCGTGTTGCGGGGACGGCGGACTACGATCCCTTTGGCCAGGTCAACCGGGTGGCGCTGAACGCGGAGACGGAGCACCCGCTCAACACCACAGGGAGCGCCGCTACGCTAGCGGAACTGAGGCAGCCCACGAGTACGTCCGTGACGGTGAAGATGCGGACTCTCTTCCACCTGCTGGACACGAAGGGGGTGGGCTATGTCGAGCTGGTCGACGGAAACAACGGAATGAGACTGGCGGGCCCTTACGATAGAACCGGGCAGGGGCTTGTATGGTCGGACTGGGCACAGCCGTCCACAGGACACGCCAACGTGATACTTGCCCGGTACGGCACGGCTGGCGCTTCCTCCGCGTCCGGTGTGGTGCTGGAAGGGTACGAGTACCAGCGCTACCAGACGGGGGCACAGCCCTTCTGGACGCCGCTGCGCTTCCCAGGACAGTACTACGATGCGGAGACAGACCTGTTTGAGAATTGGAACCGCTACTATGATCCGAGCGTTGGAAGATACCTGCAGCCTGAGCCGTTGTTGGCTTCCCCTGGCTATATGCTGAGCATGGTAGAGAGTGGGCTTGGCACCCCAGCTTACGGCTACGCTGCTGGAAATCCCATTGCCTTTGCCGATCCTGATGGACGGGAGTTGGTGGTACACCCGATGACAAGGCTACTATTCCCGTCAGCGAAGGTTGCAATGCTGGAGAGTGCTATTTCAATGGTCAACAATGACGGGTTCGGAAGATGTAACTGCGCGCTGACCGCCGGTGGAGGTTTTTCGTCAAGACCATGGGACAACAAGCTCGTGTTTGTTTTACTCGATCCAACATTGAGATACCTCGGCGCAATCGGCATGGCACCGCCAATGCCGATGTTCGCGGGCAGGATTCAGTTCATGGCCATTGACCCGAATCTACCATTGGAGGTGATGGCATCAACAATTGCTCATGAAGGGGGACACTACAGGTTCCCATGGTTGGGGCACCGATTCCAAAGCCAGGAGCGCTTCGAGCGGCCGGAAGCTCATTGCGGCGACGCGGCATACAGGGGGTTGCCACCTGCGCTCGAACACGGAGGAGCTGGATGCCCATGCGATTGA